One window from the genome of Grus americana isolate bGruAme1 chromosome 2, bGruAme1.mat, whole genome shotgun sequence encodes:
- the CDK5 gene encoding cyclin-dependent kinase 5 isoform X1 → MQKYEKLEKIGEGTYGTVFKAKNRETHEIVALKRVRLDDDDEGVPSSALREICLLKELKHKNIVRLHDVLHSDKKLTLVFEFCDQDLKKYFDSCNGDLDPEIVKSFMYQLLKGLAFCHSRNVLHRDLKPQNLLINRNGELKLADFGLARAFGIPVRCYSAEVVTLWYRPPDVLFGAKLYSTSIDMWSAGCIFAELANAGRPLFPGNDVDDQLKRIFRLLGTPTEEQWPAMAKLPDYKPYPMYPATTSLVNVVPKLNATGRDLLQNLLKCNPVQRISAEEALQHPYFTDFCPP, encoded by the exons ATGCAGAAATACGAGAAGCTGGAGAAGATCGGGGAAG GCACCTACGGGACCGTGTTCAAGGCCAAGAACCGGGAGACGCACGAGATCGTGGCGCTGAAGCGGGTGCGGCTGGACGATGACGACGAG GGCGTGCCCAGCTCGGCGCTGCGGGAGATCTGCCTGCTCAAGGAGCTGAAGCACAAGAACATCGTCAG GCTGCACGACGTCCTGCACAGCGACAAGAAGCTGACCCTGGTCTTCGAGTTCTGTGACCAG GACCTGAAGAAGTACTTCGATAGCTGCAACGGGGACTTGGATCCAGAGATCGTCAAG TCGTTCATGTACCAGCTGCTGAAGGGCCTCGCGTTTTGCCACAGCCGCAACGTCCTGCACCGAGACCTCAAGCCGCAGAACCTGCTCATTAACAGG AACGGAGAGCTCAAACTGGCCGACTTTGGCCTGGCCCGGGCCTTCGGCATCCCGGTGCGCTGTTACTCGGCGGAG GTCGTCACGCTGTGGTATCGGCCCCCAGACGTGCTCTTCGGAGCCAAGCTCTACTCCACCTCCATCGACATGTGGTCAGCCGGCTGCATCTTCGCAG AGCTGGCCAACGCGGGGCGGCCCCTGTTCCCGGGGAACGACGTGGACGACCAGCTGAAAAGGATTTTCCG GCTGCTGGGAACCCCCACGGAGGAGCAGTGGCCGGCCATGGCCAAGCTGCCGGACTACAAG ccctACCCCATGTACCCCGCCACCACCTCCCTGGTCAACGTGGTGCCCAAGCTGAATGCCACCGGCCGGGACCTGCTGCAG AACCTGCTCAAGTGCAACCCGGTGCAGCGGATATCGGCGGAGGaggccctgcagcacccctaCTTCACAGACTTCTGCCCCCCCTAG
- the CDK5 gene encoding cyclin-dependent kinase 5 isoform X2 codes for MQKYEKLEKIGEGTYGTVFKAKNRETHEIVALKRVRLDDDDEGVPSSALREICLLKELKHKNIVRLHDVLHSDKKLTLVFEFCDQDLKKYFDSCNGDLDPEIVKSFMYQLLKGLAFCHSRNVLHRDLKPQNLLINRNGELKLADFGLARAFGIPVRCYSAEVVTLWYRPPDVLFGAKLYSTSIDMWSAGCIFAELANAGRPLFPGNDVDDQLKRIFRLLGTPTEEQWPAMAKLPDYKVSPTPCTPPPPPWSTWCPS; via the exons ATGCAGAAATACGAGAAGCTGGAGAAGATCGGGGAAG GCACCTACGGGACCGTGTTCAAGGCCAAGAACCGGGAGACGCACGAGATCGTGGCGCTGAAGCGGGTGCGGCTGGACGATGACGACGAG GGCGTGCCCAGCTCGGCGCTGCGGGAGATCTGCCTGCTCAAGGAGCTGAAGCACAAGAACATCGTCAG GCTGCACGACGTCCTGCACAGCGACAAGAAGCTGACCCTGGTCTTCGAGTTCTGTGACCAG GACCTGAAGAAGTACTTCGATAGCTGCAACGGGGACTTGGATCCAGAGATCGTCAAG TCGTTCATGTACCAGCTGCTGAAGGGCCTCGCGTTTTGCCACAGCCGCAACGTCCTGCACCGAGACCTCAAGCCGCAGAACCTGCTCATTAACAGG AACGGAGAGCTCAAACTGGCCGACTTTGGCCTGGCCCGGGCCTTCGGCATCCCGGTGCGCTGTTACTCGGCGGAG GTCGTCACGCTGTGGTATCGGCCCCCAGACGTGCTCTTCGGAGCCAAGCTCTACTCCACCTCCATCGACATGTGGTCAGCCGGCTGCATCTTCGCAG AGCTGGCCAACGCGGGGCGGCCCCTGTTCCCGGGGAACGACGTGGACGACCAGCTGAAAAGGATTTTCCG GCTGCTGGGAACCCCCACGGAGGAGCAGTGGCCGGCCATGGCCAAGCTGCCGGACTACAAGGTGAG ccctACCCCATGTACCCCGCCACCACCTCCCTGGTCAACGTGGTGCCCAAGCTGA